In one Cystobacter fuscus DSM 2262 genomic region, the following are encoded:
- a CDS encoding tryptophan 2,3-dioxygenase, giving the protein MLAFMNKRELEPGIFTDLAGRTTYGEYLQLERLLSAQVPRSQPPHHDELLFIIQHQTSELWMKLLVHELEAVIRYVQKDELEPSFKIFSRVGHIQRMLFEQWSVLETLTPNEYLEFRGALGQASGFQSHQYRALEFLLGHKNEATLAPFRHSPTEHAQLERLLESPSVYDEFLRHLSRKGLAVPADRIERDWRQPYEKSAGVMEVFRIIYENPERHWDAYEMCEKLVDVEERFQLWRYRHMMTVMRVIGFKPGTGGSSGVGFLRKALDLRFFPELWDVRTELVPPGAR; this is encoded by the coding sequence ATGCTGGCATTCATGAACAAGCGCGAGCTGGAGCCTGGAATCTTTACCGACCTGGCCGGTCGGACCACGTATGGCGAGTATCTGCAGCTGGAGCGATTGCTCTCCGCGCAGGTTCCCCGCTCGCAACCCCCCCATCACGACGAGCTGCTCTTCATCATCCAGCACCAGACGAGCGAGCTGTGGATGAAGTTGCTCGTCCATGAGCTGGAAGCCGTCATCCGCTACGTGCAGAAGGACGAGCTGGAGCCCTCCTTCAAGATCTTCTCCCGGGTGGGCCACATCCAGCGCATGCTCTTCGAGCAGTGGAGTGTCCTGGAGACGCTCACGCCCAACGAGTACCTCGAGTTCCGGGGCGCGCTCGGGCAGGCGTCCGGCTTTCAGAGCCATCAATACCGGGCGCTGGAGTTCCTGCTGGGCCACAAGAACGAGGCCACGCTCGCTCCCTTCCGGCACTCGCCCACCGAGCACGCCCAGCTCGAGCGTCTGTTGGAGTCTCCCAGCGTGTATGACGAATTCCTGCGCCACCTGTCGCGCAAGGGGCTCGCCGTGCCCGCGGATCGCATCGAGCGGGATTGGCGTCAGCCCTACGAGAAGAGCGCCGGGGTGATGGAGGTGTTCCGGATCATCTACGAGAACCCCGAGCGCCATTGGGACGCCTATGAGATGTGCGAGAAGCTGGTGGACGTGGAGGAGCGCTTCCAGCTGTGGCGCTACCGACACATGATGACGGTGATGCGTGTCATCGGCTTCAAGCCCGGCACGGGAGGCTCCTCGGGCGTGGGGTTCCTGCGCAAGGCGTTGGATTTGCGCTTCTTCCCCGAGCTGTGGGATGTGCGCACGGAGCTCGTTCCCCCCGGGGCCCGCTAG
- a CDS encoding response regulator: MPAPERPDPHRAVRVDSPLFGELLLKLGIVTPKQIEEALSLQALNGQRLGEALISLGYVTREQIQEALGEALGLNHAPPGFLPVHPPLGEVLVGLKYLTLSQLDEALTLQRRSGRKLGEILVEHGYCSYKQLYEGLALQGRVAGRQESSVRAQPEAGHHRVMVVDDSPLACAFVQDGLVSLGYDVVCFQDPYEALEQVNKVQPAIVLSDLDMPGLDGMELCRRLKEGPTRAMPVIILTANDNDSERVSGLRAGADDYVNKSASMDELAARIESVMRRTGETERIRKLFARYTSDAVVEEILKSPDAVVLTGEKREVTTLFADIRNFTGLADSLPPEQTVGVLNQVLGGLADAVLTCGGTLDKFLGDGLMAVFGAPVFRPDDALRALQCAKMMMAFMVDLRRRAEAEWATTREGRPLKLELGIGVNTGAAVAGNIGGAVRTEYTCIGDAVNVAARLCALAGPGEILVGERTVAVLPGHEASFEELPPVRLRGKPHPVSLFRALW, translated from the coding sequence GTGCCGGCCCCCGAGCGCCCAGATCCCCACCGCGCGGTCCGCGTGGACAGCCCGCTTTTCGGCGAGCTGCTGCTCAAGCTGGGCATCGTCACCCCCAAGCAGATCGAGGAGGCCCTCTCGCTCCAGGCCCTCAACGGGCAGCGCCTGGGCGAGGCCCTCATCTCCCTGGGCTACGTCACGCGCGAGCAGATCCAGGAGGCGCTGGGCGAGGCGCTCGGACTGAACCACGCCCCCCCGGGCTTTCTTCCGGTGCACCCGCCGCTGGGCGAGGTGCTCGTGGGGCTCAAGTACCTCACCCTGTCCCAGCTCGACGAGGCGCTCACGCTCCAGCGCCGCTCGGGCCGCAAGCTGGGGGAGATCCTCGTCGAGCACGGCTATTGCTCCTATAAACAGCTCTACGAGGGACTGGCCCTGCAGGGCCGGGTCGCCGGCCGTCAGGAGTCCTCGGTGCGCGCCCAGCCCGAGGCGGGGCACCACCGCGTCATGGTGGTGGACGACAGCCCGCTCGCGTGCGCCTTCGTGCAGGACGGGCTCGTGTCGCTCGGCTACGACGTGGTGTGCTTCCAGGATCCGTACGAGGCGCTGGAGCAGGTGAACAAGGTGCAGCCGGCCATCGTCCTGAGCGACCTGGACATGCCGGGGCTGGACGGCATGGAGCTGTGCCGGCGGCTGAAGGAAGGCCCCACGCGGGCCATGCCCGTCATCATCCTCACCGCCAACGACAACGACTCCGAGCGCGTGAGCGGCCTGCGCGCGGGCGCCGACGACTACGTCAACAAGTCGGCCTCCATGGACGAGCTGGCCGCGCGCATCGAGAGCGTCATGCGCCGCACGGGCGAGACGGAGCGCATCCGCAAGCTCTTCGCCCGCTACACGTCCGACGCCGTGGTGGAGGAGATCCTCAAGAGCCCGGACGCGGTGGTGCTCACGGGCGAGAAGCGCGAGGTGACGACGCTCTTCGCCGACATCCGCAACTTCACGGGGCTCGCCGACAGCCTTCCCCCCGAGCAGACGGTGGGCGTGCTCAACCAGGTGCTCGGAGGCCTGGCCGATGCGGTGCTCACGTGTGGGGGCACCCTGGACAAGTTCCTCGGGGACGGGCTCATGGCCGTGTTCGGCGCGCCGGTGTTCCGCCCGGACGACGCCCTGCGCGCGCTCCAGTGCGCCAAGATGATGATGGCCTTCATGGTGGACCTGCGCCGGCGCGCCGAGGCCGAGTGGGCCACCACGCGCGAGGGCCGGCCGCTCAAGCTCGAGCTGGGCATTGGCGTCAACACGGGCGCGGCGGTGGCGGGCAACATCGGGGGCGCGGTGCGCACCGAGTACACCTGCATCGGCGACGCGGTGAACGTGGCCGCCCGCCTGTGCGCGCTCGCCGGGCCGGGGGAAATCCTGGTGGGCGAGCGCACCGTGGCGGTGCTGCCCGGCCATGAGGCCAGCTTCGAGGAGCTACCGCCCGTGCGGCTGCGCGGCAAGCCCCATCCGGTGTCGCTCTTCCGCGCCCTGTGGTAG
- a CDS encoding SDR family NAD(P)-dependent oxidoreductase, which translates to MGRQDLKGQVAIVTGASSGVGWQAAVRLGEAGVRLCVTARSEEALARLCQDIQAKGGECFAVPGDVTVQSDVEHVVRECVAHYGRVDLLVNDAGVQSYGLFDELPWEHITRVFDVNCFGFMRFARAVLPHFRRQGSGHILNVQSMLSKGGAPLLSPYSASKHATLGWAKSLKLELANTDIHVSNILVPSVSSNMFAHAPTMFSRAPQPVPPTYDVDVVARAVVRAARSPGKTLVPVFLQGWLILAMDTIVPFVGDFILGRWGKRMQMREQPVERREGNLFQPMPRVMGPYGPVPATPRWKRFSATAAIAALAGGAVLGAARLARVAR; encoded by the coding sequence ATGGGTCGCCAGGACTTGAAGGGCCAGGTCGCCATCGTGACGGGGGCGTCGAGCGGGGTGGGGTGGCAGGCGGCGGTCCGGCTGGGCGAGGCGGGGGTGCGGCTGTGCGTGACGGCGCGCTCGGAGGAGGCGCTGGCGCGGCTGTGCCAGGACATCCAGGCGAAGGGGGGCGAGTGCTTCGCGGTGCCCGGGGACGTGACGGTGCAATCGGACGTGGAGCACGTGGTGCGCGAGTGCGTGGCGCACTATGGGCGGGTGGACCTGTTGGTGAATGACGCGGGGGTGCAGTCCTATGGGCTCTTCGACGAGCTGCCGTGGGAGCACATCACGCGGGTGTTCGACGTGAATTGCTTTGGCTTCATGCGCTTCGCGCGGGCGGTGTTGCCGCACTTCCGGCGCCAGGGCAGCGGCCACATCCTCAACGTGCAATCCATGCTGTCCAAGGGCGGGGCGCCGTTGTTGTCGCCGTATTCGGCGAGCAAGCACGCGACACTGGGCTGGGCCAAGTCGCTGAAGCTGGAGCTGGCGAACACGGACATCCACGTGTCCAACATCCTGGTGCCGTCGGTGTCGTCGAACATGTTCGCGCACGCGCCGACGATGTTCAGCCGGGCGCCGCAACCGGTGCCGCCCACGTATGACGTGGACGTGGTGGCGCGAGCGGTGGTGCGGGCGGCGAGGTCTCCGGGCAAGACGCTCGTGCCGGTGTTCCTCCAGGGCTGGCTCATCCTGGCGATGGATACGATTGTGCCTTTCGTGGGGGATTTCATTCTCGGCCGGTGGGGCAAGCGCATGCAGATGCGCGAGCAGCCGGTGGAGCGCCGCGAGGGCAATCTCTTCCAGCCGATGCCCCGGGTGATGGGCCCCTATGGCCCGGTGCCGGCCACGCCGCGCTGGAAGCGCTTCTCGGCGACGGCGGCCATCGCGGCGCTCGCGGGCGGCGCGGTGCTGGGCGCGGCGAGGCTCGCGCGCGTGGCCCGTTAG
- a CDS encoding alpha/beta fold hydrolase, which produces MPEALVSAVSPRLVPEPGDIQPGYELPCEERRVHGATVRLFTFPGGSQEPSRTVVCLPGLGASGRSFAPMRPLASDWRLWLWTPPLQTPLTHTPLQWNVDALSRPEAALPERFALVGSSFGSLVALAFALKHPERLKALVLVSPVASVQRIRRGAVALSTLVRIPKPFAYLFAPTVARIMGGRALPSEGRAEIVREGRRISPLEMLRRLKDILAARYLEELEGLKVPTLILHGGRDKLVPLSYARDVAERIPGARLEVLREASHLPYMSHPDSFNAVVDDFLRQHTP; this is translated from the coding sequence ATGCCTGAGGCCCTCGTCTCCGCCGTGTCGCCCCGCCTCGTGCCCGAGCCCGGGGACATCCAACCCGGCTACGAATTGCCCTGCGAGGAGCGGCGGGTGCACGGAGCGACCGTGCGCCTGTTCACCTTTCCAGGGGGAAGCCAGGAGCCCTCGCGCACCGTGGTGTGTCTGCCAGGACTGGGCGCCTCGGGCCGCTCCTTCGCGCCCATGCGCCCGCTCGCGTCCGACTGGCGGCTGTGGTTGTGGACGCCGCCGTTGCAGACGCCGCTGACGCATACACCCCTGCAATGGAACGTCGACGCGCTCTCGCGCCCCGAGGCGGCCCTCCCCGAGCGCTTCGCCCTGGTGGGCTCTTCCTTTGGAAGCCTCGTCGCGCTCGCCTTCGCGCTCAAGCACCCCGAGCGCCTCAAGGCCCTGGTGCTGGTGTCGCCGGTGGCGAGCGTGCAACGCATCCGCCGCGGCGCCGTGGCGCTGTCCACCCTGGTGCGCATTCCCAAACCCTTCGCCTACCTCTTCGCCCCCACGGTGGCGCGCATCATGGGCGGGCGCGCCCTGCCCTCGGAGGGCCGGGCGGAAATCGTGCGCGAGGGCCGCCGGATTTCTCCCCTGGAGATGTTGCGGCGGCTCAAGGACATCCTCGCCGCGCGCTACCTGGAAGAGCTGGAGGGCTTGAAGGTCCCCACCCTCATCCTCCATGGAGGGCGGGACAAGCTCGTACCCCTGTCCTATGCGCGGGACGTGGCGGAGCGCATCCCCGGCGCGCGGCTGGAAGTGCTGCGCGAAGCCAGCCATCTGCCGTACATGAGCCATCCCGACTCCTTCAACGCCGTCGTCGACGACTTCCTCCGCCAACACACCCCCTGA
- the gor gene encoding glutathione-disulfide reductase, translating into MPEYDFDLFTLGGGSGGVAASRRAGGYGARVALCEDQAVGGTCVHRGCVPKKLLVYGAHFRAEFEDAVGHGWSVAEPGFDWKKLQAGKDRELERLDGVYRRLLHESGVRLIEGRGRVVDAHTVEVKGQRYTARHILVATGSHPFLPQLPGIEHVITSDGALRLPELPRRVAIVGGGYIGVEFAGIFNALGSRVTMFLRGGTVLRGFDDDVRAVLAEEMRKKGIELRTESLLRGIEKQTDGTLSVLTGLETLEVDAVLFATGRVPNTKGLGLEEVGVELDERGAVKVDEWSRTRVESLYAVGDVTDRINLTPVAIAEGRAVAETLFHDNPTRMDHSGVASAVFSQPPVGTVGCTEREARTKYGAVDVYVSSFRPMKHVLSGRDERVMIKVIVARESDRVLGIHMVGADAPEIIQGLAVALKCGVTKKQLDATVGIHPTVAEEFVTLRAKRPEPEDELVGDLGHEATGA; encoded by the coding sequence ATGCCGGAATATGACTTCGACCTGTTCACCCTGGGCGGGGGCTCGGGAGGCGTGGCCGCGAGCCGCCGGGCGGGCGGGTACGGCGCCCGGGTCGCGCTGTGCGAGGACCAGGCGGTGGGTGGCACCTGCGTGCACCGCGGCTGTGTGCCCAAGAAGCTGCTCGTCTATGGCGCCCATTTCCGCGCGGAGTTCGAGGACGCGGTGGGCCATGGCTGGTCCGTCGCCGAGCCCGGCTTCGATTGGAAGAAACTCCAGGCGGGCAAGGACCGGGAGCTCGAGCGGTTGGATGGGGTGTACCGGCGGCTGCTGCACGAATCCGGCGTGCGGCTCATCGAGGGCCGGGGCCGGGTGGTGGATGCGCACACGGTGGAAGTGAAGGGCCAGCGCTACACGGCCAGGCACATCCTGGTGGCCACGGGCTCGCATCCCTTCCTGCCCCAGCTTCCCGGCATCGAGCATGTCATCACCTCGGATGGGGCGCTGCGGCTGCCGGAGCTGCCGCGCCGGGTGGCCATCGTGGGCGGGGGCTACATCGGGGTGGAGTTCGCGGGCATCTTCAACGCGCTGGGCTCGCGGGTGACGATGTTCCTCCGGGGCGGCACGGTGCTGCGCGGCTTCGATGACGACGTGCGCGCGGTGCTCGCCGAGGAGATGCGCAAGAAGGGGATTGAATTGCGCACCGAGAGCCTCTTGCGCGGCATCGAGAAGCAGACGGATGGGACGTTGAGTGTGCTCACGGGCCTGGAGACGCTCGAGGTGGACGCGGTGTTGTTCGCCACGGGGCGGGTGCCCAACACGAAGGGGCTCGGGTTGGAGGAGGTGGGGGTGGAGTTGGACGAGCGGGGCGCGGTGAAGGTGGATGAATGGTCTCGCACCCGGGTGGAGAGCCTCTACGCGGTGGGCGACGTGACGGACCGCATCAACCTCACCCCGGTGGCGATCGCCGAGGGGCGCGCGGTGGCCGAGACGCTCTTCCATGACAATCCCACGCGGATGGACCACTCGGGGGTGGCCTCGGCGGTGTTCAGCCAGCCCCCGGTGGGCACGGTGGGGTGCACCGAGCGCGAGGCGCGGACGAAGTACGGCGCGGTGGACGTGTATGTGTCCAGCTTCCGGCCCATGAAGCACGTGCTGAGCGGGCGCGACGAGCGGGTGATGATCAAGGTCATCGTCGCGCGCGAGAGCGACCGGGTGCTGGGCATCCACATGGTGGGCGCGGACGCGCCGGAAATCATCCAGGGCCTGGCGGTGGCGTTGAAGTGTGGCGTCACCAAGAAGCAGCTGGACGCCACGGTGGGCATCCACCCCACGGTGGCCGAGGAGTTCGTCACCCTGCGCGCCAAGCGGCCGGAGCCCGAGGACGAGCTCGTGGGGGACCTCGGCCACGAGGCGACAGGGGCCTAG
- a CDS encoding DoxX family protein: protein MSTPVDASAPSSPHAAAAPPTGKAMLWTGRVLSGLSVALFLMSAVMKLSQNPQVVQGWQGQQGYPLSTLVPIGVVELLCVVLYAVPRTAVLGALLLTAYLGGAVATHVRISDPFTSPIIIGVVVWAGLYLRDARIRALVPLRRDP, encoded by the coding sequence ATGTCCACCCCTGTCGATGCCTCCGCTCCGTCTTCTCCTCACGCCGCCGCGGCTCCTCCCACCGGCAAGGCCATGCTGTGGACCGGACGTGTCCTGTCGGGATTGTCCGTGGCTTTGTTCCTGATGAGCGCCGTGATGAAGCTGTCGCAGAACCCGCAGGTGGTCCAAGGCTGGCAGGGGCAGCAGGGCTACCCGCTCTCCACGCTGGTCCCCATCGGCGTCGTCGAGCTGCTCTGCGTGGTGCTCTACGCGGTGCCTCGCACCGCCGTGCTGGGTGCCCTCTTGCTCACGGCCTATCTCGGTGGGGCCGTCGCGACGCACGTGCGCATCTCGGACCCGTTCACCAGCCCCATCATCATTGGCGTGGTGGTCTGGGCGGGGCTCTACCTGCGTGACGCGCGGATCCGCGCGCTGGTGCCGCTGCGGCGCGACCCCTGA
- a CDS encoding lysophospholipid acyltransferase family protein produces MRRAFFRFAERGARLSARYHRARLLGAQHLPAAGPILLVGNHGLWGYETPAFFHLLHRATGRYPLGLAERGFFKIPLVKTLLPWLGGVEGTRQKALEALGGGHLVVCYPGGAWETFKKPRHHYTLRWEETLGFARLAAQARVPLVPFAGFGVDGAFVCPEDERWSVALAPGEKYRVPLGMPLPLPVKMTFALGRPLPPPAPEACESELKRFRDRVATQVRHLLIRACHA; encoded by the coding sequence TTGCGCCGTGCGTTCTTCCGCTTCGCCGAGCGGGGCGCGCGGCTGTCCGCGCGCTATCACCGGGCCCGGCTGCTGGGAGCACAACACCTGCCCGCGGCGGGTCCAATCCTGCTCGTGGGCAATCACGGGCTCTGGGGTTACGAAACCCCCGCCTTCTTCCATCTGCTGCACCGCGCTACAGGCCGCTACCCGCTGGGGCTCGCCGAGCGGGGTTTCTTCAAGATCCCCCTGGTGAAGACATTGCTGCCCTGGCTGGGAGGAGTGGAAGGCACACGTCAGAAGGCGCTGGAGGCGCTCGGCGGGGGCCACCTCGTGGTGTGCTATCCCGGCGGCGCCTGGGAAACCTTCAAGAAACCCCGGCACCACTACACCTTGAGGTGGGAGGAGACGTTGGGCTTCGCGCGGCTGGCGGCCCAGGCGAGGGTGCCCCTGGTGCCCTTCGCGGGGTTCGGGGTGGATGGCGCCTTTGTCTGTCCAGAGGACGAGCGGTGGAGCGTGGCGTTGGCTCCCGGGGAGAAGTACCGCGTTCCCTTGGGCATGCCCCTGCCGTTGCCGGTGAAGATGACCTTCGCCCTGGGCCGGCCGCTGCCGCCCCCCGCCCCGGAGGCCTGCGAGTCGGAACTCAAACGTTTCCGGGACCGCGTCGCCACCCAGGTGCGCCACCTCCTCATCCGAGCCTGTCATGCCTGA
- a CDS encoding proline dehydrogenase family protein, whose product MDTTTSLSRSALMFLSRREGLKEAATRVPALGRVARRFIAGETLEDAVAAVKELNARGITVSFDHLNEAVRTPDETRAEVAEYLRLLARIDQEKARGNVSLKLTQCGLLFDKELALANAREVVAEARRRGSFVRVDMEQSEVTQATLDVVRALHREFGGKHVGAVLQSSLYRTEEDAKALCAEGIRIRLCKGAYLEGPDVAYQDKREVDECFLRTMRVLLDSGLYHGIATHDERMIQETLAYAKEKKLKPKAFEFQMLYGIRRDLQELLVGEGYPVRVYVPYGKHWYPYFMRRLAERPANVWFVLRNFMKG is encoded by the coding sequence ATGGACACCACCACCTCGCTGTCCCGCTCCGCCCTGATGTTCCTCTCGCGCCGCGAGGGGTTGAAGGAAGCCGCCACGCGCGTGCCCGCCCTGGGGCGGGTCGCCCGCCGCTTCATCGCCGGCGAGACGCTCGAGGACGCCGTCGCGGCGGTGAAGGAATTGAATGCCCGCGGCATCACCGTCTCCTTCGACCACCTCAACGAGGCGGTGCGCACCCCGGACGAGACGCGCGCGGAGGTGGCCGAGTACCTCCGGCTGCTCGCGCGAATCGATCAGGAAAAGGCACGCGGCAACGTCTCGCTCAAGCTCACCCAGTGCGGCCTGCTCTTCGACAAGGAGCTGGCGCTCGCCAACGCGCGCGAGGTGGTGGCCGAGGCCAGGCGCAGGGGCTCGTTCGTGCGCGTGGACATGGAGCAGAGCGAGGTGACCCAGGCCACGCTGGACGTGGTGCGCGCGCTGCACCGGGAATTCGGTGGCAAGCACGTGGGCGCGGTGCTGCAAAGCAGCCTGTACCGCACCGAGGAGGATGCCAAGGCCCTGTGCGCCGAGGGCATCCGCATCCGTCTGTGCAAGGGCGCCTACCTCGAGGGGCCCGACGTGGCGTATCAGGACAAGCGCGAGGTGGACGAGTGCTTCCTGCGCACCATGCGCGTGCTGCTCGACAGCGGGCTGTACCATGGCATCGCCACGCATGACGAGCGGATGATCCAGGAGACGCTCGCCTACGCGAAGGAGAAGAAGCTCAAGCCCAAGGCATTCGAGTTCCAGATGCTCTACGGCATCCGCCGCGACCTGCAGGAGCTGCTCGTGGGCGAGGGCTACCCGGTGCGCGTCTATGTGCCCTACGGCAAGCACTGGTACCCGTACTTCATGCGCCGGCTCGCCGAGCGCCCCGCCAACGTCTGGTTCGTGCTGAGGAACTTCATGAAGGGCTAG
- a CDS encoding sensor histidine kinase — protein MQVPQDNFMTVMDRMSHALEQPVGAPSASGLLRELVRSAADAVLVAQVQEEAASLRLRVLAEAGGLLSGPLEWEEAVAAVAQLVVGGFADWCAVDFLDEHGALRRLTARHAHEERSPCTGCLEAFTPERVRPSAITEVVRTGCPLLVTGLGVPGTRGLAPEAGGRESGGSFLVVPLAARHRTLGAMSFVRGPGREPFGEAERMLTEDLASRVGLAIDHARLLRESRAAEAESRRHAARLRILVDVDRLLAQAGLELPAVLDVIAHKVSEVIGDGCVLQLIREEDSTLEPVTLHHPDPEARWLLASTVHARRQRSGEGLHGGVVLGGHSVLLPDIDAEAARASEGLAEYVPYLERYGAQSLLVVPLRAQGRVVGTLGVVRDVAGGSRPYTEEDRLLLKSLGERAALAIVGARLYGAATEAVRLRDDFLSVAGHELKTPLCALRLQIQMLARLTRGEAAAPDVAERVAKAERASERLAVLVDELLDVGRISSGRLLLEREELDLAQLTREVLGRMSEAFSRSGSEVRLIVDAVPAGRWDRMRLEQVLVNLLSNAVKYGRGQPVEVRVEEGGQKGVRLVVKDHGIGIAPEDRARIFERFERAVEDKRYQGLGLGLWITREIIDAHGGSIQVHGGPGEGSTFTVTLPRG, from the coding sequence ATGCAAGTGCCCCAAGACAACTTCATGACGGTCATGGATCGCATGTCTCATGCGTTGGAGCAGCCCGTGGGCGCTCCCTCGGCCTCGGGGCTGCTGCGGGAGCTGGTGCGCAGCGCCGCGGACGCGGTGCTCGTGGCGCAAGTCCAGGAGGAGGCGGCCTCGCTGCGGCTGCGGGTGCTCGCCGAAGCGGGGGGGCTGCTGTCCGGTCCGCTCGAGTGGGAGGAGGCGGTGGCCGCGGTGGCGCAGCTCGTGGTGGGGGGCTTCGCCGACTGGTGCGCGGTGGACTTCCTCGACGAGCACGGCGCGCTCCGGCGGCTCACCGCGCGGCACGCGCACGAGGAGCGCTCTCCGTGCACCGGGTGCCTCGAGGCCTTCACCCCCGAGCGCGTGCGCCCCTCGGCCATCACCGAGGTGGTGCGCACCGGCTGCCCCCTGCTCGTCACCGGGCTCGGCGTGCCGGGCACGCGGGGGCTCGCGCCGGAGGCCGGGGGCCGCGAGTCCGGGGGCTCGTTCCTCGTCGTGCCCCTGGCGGCACGCCACCGCACCCTGGGCGCCATGTCCTTCGTGCGCGGGCCCGGGCGCGAGCCCTTCGGCGAGGCGGAGCGCATGCTCACCGAGGACCTGGCGTCGCGCGTGGGCCTGGCGATCGACCATGCGCGGCTGTTGCGCGAGTCGCGCGCCGCCGAGGCCGAGTCGCGCCGCCACGCCGCGCGTCTGCGCATCCTCGTGGACGTGGACAGGCTCCTCGCCCAGGCGGGCCTGGAGCTGCCGGCGGTGCTGGACGTCATCGCCCACAAGGTGTCCGAGGTCATCGGTGATGGGTGTGTGCTCCAGCTCATCCGCGAGGAGGACTCCACCCTGGAGCCCGTCACCCTCCACCACCCGGACCCGGAGGCGCGCTGGTTGCTCGCGAGCACGGTGCACGCGCGCCGGCAGCGCTCGGGCGAGGGGCTTCACGGGGGCGTCGTGCTGGGGGGGCACTCGGTGCTGCTGCCGGACATCGACGCGGAGGCGGCGCGCGCCTCGGAGGGCCTGGCGGAGTACGTGCCCTACCTGGAGCGCTACGGGGCCCAGAGCCTGCTCGTGGTGCCCCTGCGCGCCCAGGGGAGGGTGGTGGGAACCCTCGGGGTGGTGCGCGACGTGGCGGGGGGCAGCCGGCCCTACACCGAGGAGGATCGGCTCCTGCTGAAGAGCCTCGGCGAGCGCGCCGCCCTGGCCATCGTCGGCGCGCGGCTGTACGGCGCGGCCACCGAGGCGGTGCGGCTGCGCGATGACTTCCTCTCCGTCGCCGGACACGAGCTGAAGACGCCCCTGTGCGCGCTGCGGCTGCAGATCCAGATGCTCGCGCGCCTCACGCGCGGCGAGGCCGCCGCGCCGGACGTCGCCGAGCGCGTGGCGAAGGCCGAGCGCGCCAGCGAGCGGCTGGCGGTGCTGGTGGACGAGCTGCTCGACGTGGGCCGCATCTCCTCGGGGCGGCTGTTGCTCGAGCGCGAGGAGTTGGACCTGGCGCAGCTCACGCGCGAGGTGCTCGGGCGCATGTCCGAGGCGTTCTCGCGCTCGGGCAGCGAGGTGCGGCTCATCGTGGACGCCGTCCCGGCGGGGCGGTGGGATCGCATGCGCCTGGAGCAGGTGCTCGTCAACCTCCTGTCCAACGCGGTCAAGTACGGCCGCGGCCAGCCCGTGGAGGTGCGGGTGGAGGAGGGCGGTCAAAAGGGCGTGCGGCTCGTGGTGAAGGACCACGGCATCGGCATCGCGCCCGAGGACCGCGCGCGCATCTTCGAGCGCTTCGAGCGGGCGGTGGAGGACAAGCGCTACCAGGGGCTCGGCCTGGGGTTGTGGATCACCCGGGAGATCATCGATGCCCACGGGGGCTCCATCCAGGTGCACGGCGGGCCGGGCGAGGGCTCCACCTTCACCGTGACGCTACCGCGCGGGTAG
- a CDS encoding YigZ family protein: MEAKRYLVPAGVHRVEQELQKSRFLTTAAPAPTVEEARAFIARVREEFPDATHNCWAYVAGPPGSTAQVGMSDDGEPHGTAGRPMLNALLHGGVGEVAVVVTRYFGGTLLGKGGLVRAYTGCVQQALESLPTIERVPKARLAIEIEYASVDGLRRMLPNHEAELVSEEYAATVGYQLLLPLSRLEAFRKALLDLTLGEVLIEVLEPRQ, encoded by the coding sequence ATGGAAGCCAAACGCTACCTCGTGCCCGCGGGCGTCCACCGGGTCGAGCAGGAGTTGCAGAAGAGCCGCTTCCTCACCACGGCCGCTCCGGCGCCCACGGTGGAGGAGGCCCGAGCCTTCATCGCCCGCGTGCGCGAGGAGTTCCCCGACGCCACCCACAACTGCTGGGCGTATGTGGCGGGCCCGCCCGGCTCCACCGCCCAGGTGGGCATGAGCGATGATGGCGAGCCCCACGGTACCGCCGGCCGGCCCATGCTCAATGCCCTGCTCCACGGCGGAGTGGGCGAGGTGGCCGTCGTCGTCACCCGCTATTTCGGAGGCACGTTGCTGGGCAAGGGCGGGCTCGTGCGCGCCTATACCGGGTGCGTGCAACAGGCACTCGAGAGCCTCCCCACGATCGAGCGCGTGCCCAAGGCGCGTCTGGCCATCGAAATCGAATACGCGAGCGTGGATGGGTTGCGCCGCATGCTCCCCAACCACGAGGCGGAGCTGGTGTCCGAGGAGTACGCCGCCACCGTGGGCTACCAGCTCCTGCTGCCGCTCTCGCGGCTGGAAGCCTTCCGCAAGGCGCTGCTCGACCTGACCCTGGGAGAGGTGCTCATCGAGGTGCTGGAGCCCCGTCAGTAG